One segment of Bacteroides caecimuris DNA contains the following:
- a CDS encoding outer membrane beta-barrel protein yields the protein MKKLALALCLLAVSFTAQAQFEKGITIINPSLSGLDFSYSENDKAKFGVGAQVGTFLAEGIALMVNAGADWSKPIDEYTLGTGVRFYFNKTGVYLGGGLDWNRFRWSGGKHQTDWGLGLEAGYAYFLSRTVTIEPAVYYKWRFNDGDMSRFGVKVGFGFYL from the coding sequence ATGAAGAAATTAGCTTTGGCTCTTTGCTTATTGGCAGTCTCTTTCACTGCACAGGCGCAATTTGAGAAAGGAATTACGATTATTAATCCTTCATTGTCGGGATTGGACTTTTCGTATAGTGAAAACGATAAAGCAAAATTTGGAGTTGGTGCACAAGTCGGCACATTCTTAGCTGAGGGTATTGCCTTGATGGTAAATGCCGGGGCCGACTGGTCGAAACCGATAGATGAGTATACATTGGGCACCGGAGTACGTTTCTACTTCAATAAAACAGGTGTTTATCTGGGTGGCGGACTCGACTGGAACCGTTTCCGCTGGAGTGGTGGAAAACATCAGACGGACTGGGGACTGGGGCTCGAAGCCGGATACGCTTACTTCCTTTCGCGTACGGTAACCATTGAACCTGCCGTTTATTATAAATGGCGTTTCAATGATGGAGATATGTCACGTTTCGGTGTGAAGGTTGGATTCGGTTTCTACTTATAG